The Thermoanaerobaculales bacterium genome segment AGCCGAGCCGGCCGGCCGCCTCGCCGACAGAGACGCGATCCTCTTGGAGCCACGCGAGCGCGAGGTGCATCCGCCAGCGCGTCACGTAGTGCATCACCGGCTCGCCGACAACCGCGGTGAACCGGGCGGCAAAGGCCGACCGTGACATCGCGGCCGCCTCAGCGAGCGAGGCCACCGACCAGCTCTGCGTCGGATCTCGGTGGATGAGTGCGATCGCGCGGCCGATCTTCTTGTCTTGAAGGGCGCCGAGCCAGCCGGTGCGGGCCGTCGGGTCGCTCGCGAGCCACGAGCGGATCGCCTGGATGACCAGGATGTCGGCGAGCCGCGTGATGACGGTCTCGCCGCCCGGCCTCAGCTCGCGCGCCTCTGCGGCCATTAGGCGGAGCGTGCTCTGCACCCACTCCAGCTCCGGCGACCGCCACACGTCGACGCTGAGAAGCCGCGGCAGGTGGCGGGTGAGATTGTGTGCCGCCGGGTGGTCGAAGCGCACGACGCCGCAGATCACGGTGGTGGGCGCGCCGCCGCCTCCGTGCCGGATGATCTCGTAGCGGTCGCTCACCAGCTCACGGGGCACGTCGAAGAGCCCGGCCGCCGGCTCGCCGACGGTGCTGGTCAGCCGGTGTCCCTCGCCGTGCGGGACGACCGCAAGGGTTCCCGGGCGCAACGGCTGAGGATCGGCACCGGCGACCTCCAGCCAGCACTCGCCGGCGGTCACGACGTGGAACATCATGCAGCTCTCGAATGGGGGCAGCGCGAGCCCCCACGGCGCCGTGAACTCGGACCGGGAGTAGAACACTCCGGTCATGCGCAGGAAGTGCAGCGCTTCGCCGAGCGGATCGACAGGCCCCCAAGCGTCGCCCATGCAGCCAGTATGAGTTCTGTCACCAGCCTTGTCCACATCCGTGGAC includes the following:
- a CDS encoding AraC family transcriptional regulator, producing MGDAWGPVDPLGEALHFLRMTGVFYSRSEFTAPWGLALPPFESCMMFHVVTAGECWLEVAGADPQPLRPGTLAVVPHGEGHRLTSTVGEPAAGLFDVPRELVSDRYEIIRHGGGGAPTTVICGVVRFDHPAAHNLTRHLPRLLSVDVWRSPELEWVQSTLRLMAAEARELRPGGETVITRLADILVIQAIRSWLASDPTARTGWLGALQDKKIGRAIALIHRDPTQSWSVASLAEAAAMSRSAFAARFTAVVGEPVMHYVTRWRMHLALAWLQEDRVSVGEAAGRLGYRSEAAFSRAFKHYVGVSPGAARRTGARVREGPAPT